Proteins co-encoded in one Brassica rapa cultivar Chiifu-401-42 chromosome A02, CAAS_Brap_v3.01, whole genome shotgun sequence genomic window:
- the LOC103852569 gene encoding PLASMODESMATA CALLOSE-BINDING PROTEIN 4, protein MSVILPLCLVLSMITYSNAAYCVCKDGNEQVLQKAIDYACGAGADCTQIQLNGACYQPNTIKNHCDVAVNSYYQKKASSGATCDFNGAAVISNSPPSTASSCLSGSSSSGTPSTGTPKSGTPSTGTPTSGTPTSGFPSTGTPSTGNPTSGMPNTVTPSTSTGMPTSSSSSVFPGTTLGPVGSGGLGDPNAGVMLSDRTNTVFFILAGVVMLVMMG, encoded by the exons ATGTCTGTTATACTTCCTCTGTGTCTGGTTCTCTCAATGATTACCTATTCAA ATGCGGCTTATTGTGTGTGCAAAGACGGTAACGAGCAAGTGCTTCAGAAGGCAATAGACTATGCTTGTGGAGCTGGAGCTGACTGTACTCAGATCCAGCTGAACGGAGCTTGTTACCAACCTAACACCATCAAAAACCACTGTGACGTCGCTGTCAACAGTTACTACCAGAAGAAAGCTTCTTCCGGTGCCACATGTGATTTTAACGGCGCCGCCGTCATCTCTAACTCCCCTCCGTCAA CGGCTTCAAGCTGTTTATCTGGTTCCAG CTCTAGTGGGACCCCGTCCACTGGAACCCCAAAAAGTGGGACCCCGTCCACTGGGACACCAACCAGCGGGACTCCAACCAGTGGCTTCCCATCCACCGGGACTCCGTCCACAGGGAACCCCACTTCCGGAATGCCCAACACTGTGACTCCTTCCACTTCCACGGGGATGCCTACTTCTTCCTCGTCTTCAGTGTTCCCGGGTACTACTCTTGGACCGGTCGGGAGTGGCGGACTAGGTGATCCGAACGCTGGAGTGATGTTGTCAGACCGAACTAACACGGTGTTCTTCATACTTGCCGGTGTAGTTATGCTTGTCATGATGGGTTAG
- the LOC103852570 gene encoding probable WRKY transcription factor 57 has product MNDPENPDLTNHDSSWTQLTAPDSHFFHRDTSDIFSDFVGNLHASSQSDHHHHPHSLRFDTGLTPTSGVPSSVTTTTLPSTPSSSSSPAAALSVAVTEVSTSNDLPATSSSTEDPTENSTAPAAKAPETRTEEKKKAQKRIRQPRFAFMTKSDVDNLEDGYRWRKYGQKAVKNSPFPRSYYRCTNSRCTVKKRVERSSEDPSIVITTYEGQHCHQTTGFPRGGILTAHDSSNFTSHHLLPPPLPDPYYYQELLHQLHRDNTSSLRLPQSTTEGPAAVSSINPPEEGLLGDIVPQTMRNT; this is encoded by the exons ATGAACGATCCTGAAAATCCCGATCTGACCAACCACGACTCCTCTTGGACACAACTCACAGCTCCAGACTCTCACTTCTTCCACAGAGACACTTCCGACATCTTCTCTGACTTTGTCGGGAACCTCCACGCTTCCTCCCAATccgatcatcatcatcatcctcactCCCTCCGGTTTGATACCGGTTTAACACCAACTTCCGGTGTCCCATCTTCCGTTACCACCACCACTCTACCCTCTACTCCTTCCTCTTCCTCATCCCCCGCAGCTGCTCTTTCTGTTGCCGTTACAGAGGTTTCAACCTCTAATGATCTCCCCGCCACCTCCAGTTCAACCGAGGATCCAACTGAGAACTCAACTGCCCCCGCCGCGAAAGCACCGGAGACGcg aacggaggagaagaagaaggctcAGAAGCGAATCCGGCAGCCAAGATTCGCATTCATGACCAAGAGTGATGTGGATAATCTTGAAGATGGATATCGATGGCGCAAATATGGACAGAAAGCTGTCAAAAATAGTCCATTCCCAAG GAGCTACTATAGATGCACGAACAGCAGATGCACGGTGAAGAAGAGAGTGGAACGATCATCTGAAGATCCATCGATAGTTATCACAACATACGAAGGACAACATTGCCATCAAACCACTGGATTCCCTCGTGGTGGAATCCTCACCGCTCACGACTCTAGTAACTTCACATCCCATCATCTTCTCCCTCCTCCATTGCCAGATCCTTATTACTACCAAGAACTCCTTCATCAACTTCACAGAGACAATACTTCTTCGCTGAGATTACCCCAATCTACTACTGAAGGACCTGCTGCAGTGTCGTCTATTAATCCACCAGAAGAAGGCTTGCTTGGTGATATTGTACCTCAAACCATGCGCAATACTTGA